The sequence below is a genomic window from Corythoichthys intestinalis isolate RoL2023-P3 chromosome 4, ASM3026506v1, whole genome shotgun sequence.
tctgtaactttaaaaacaattagaaaacgatttaataataataaatatatatatatatatattaaaaaaaaaaaggcatgtccgatatttttttgccgattcccatactttgaaaatgacgtgatcggatgccgatcgatcaggacatctttaatatgtgggtgaataatttttaaagtcgttttttttttttttttttttttttttaaatgaaatatgagacataagttaatgattctaagctaaagaggatagacattttgactaataaatataattaattaccttcgattTATGGCTGgggtgaaacaaaagcggttgcgcgacatctgtaaatggggggtttcatggtaaaacggacaaattaaaaatagttcgggggcttaatgtgccttgaatctgctatggcagcatatagacatattgttctatcaaacacaacagttgttttggcagtttcttttaaagaggagtgcaagagccgaaactgctttttcagtcttgtctgtgttttccgccatatatactgtatgttcaaggccactgagtgaagtctgcctaaactgtagttaaatgaatgtgttatactaatgcaaacaattatatggtgtgtgcgagaacggtaccttttcctttcaacatgtactggcttcaacacggGAACCTTCTGACCAATGCAtgtttttaaaccattgcaccgtcgTGTTCTCCTGACAGTAGCCTTGGAaactgcatccagctctcttcaggtcattaaccaactcctgccgtgtagttctaggctgagcccttacttttctcatcatgagtgatgccccacgaagagagattttacatggagccccagtccgaggtagattatcagtcatgtttagccttttccgttttctaacaattgcagcAACTGGTGATTTATTCTCAACAagatgctttccaattgtcccatagcctttttcagctttgtggggattaacaattttttctctgctGTCTATccgaagctctctggtcttgcccatggcagcagttggattatgactgactgtggggtgcacaggggacaataatgagctcaaacgAGTCGTGGGTGGGTGGTAACTCATGGGGTaatggtggacttttttttaaggtagactgacaactctgagTCATAATTAATGCTCATTTCCAGGAGTAcatatacttatgaaccccagtaaattacaaataaattatagaaaaatcatacaatgtgagttacggattttttttttttttagattatgtctctatgattgaaatttcagagctctacctattttctaagttggTGAACTTGGaaaatcacaaggagtgcaaaatattctgctcctcactgtttataaatatataccgtattggcccgaatataagacgaccccctctttttcaagactcaagtttgaaaaaagactttttgaacaccaaattaatttttatacagaaaataattacaatacatctgaaacaaatgattataacaacatatttgagagaaaaggcatttaatttcgcattcaaaacttaatatctgaacatttaaacatttaacatttaaatatgtaaactaaagtgcaatcaaattcataaatgaatggcttctggttttttaaatagtcgcgtcgcgttcagcattcgattcattgatgactggcgccatccagcgtcgtgaatgggtatatgtctaggccgcagttttgtttttttttttttttttttttttaggccgcagttataagacgccccccaggttttcattcttactttaatgcaaaaaacaccgtcttatgttcgggccaatacggtatataaaatTGAGGCTGTGTTGCGCTATTGGTTTGTGTTTCAGTGCCATGGACGGCACTCATAGTCTGATCCATTCTGACCGGGAGGGGTTAATGAACCAACGACCCTCCTGGTCCAAATGGATCGGATGCTTAGCGCCATCAACGACTGCGTGTGACTCAACTTGAGTTCAATGGGACCGACTGACCTGCGTCTCCATGAGGCGGTGCTTTAATTTGCGTGACTCGGTCCCGGACGACCTCCTCTGGCAGGGGAGCGACAACgggctggggaaaaaaaagacacaaatcaAACGCACCCATTTCAAGATCGTAAAGGCCTTcttttctgccttttggtaaagtTTTCCAGcggggttttttgtgctgtcctacATAgccctcttgtggtcgctttgcgacatggttgatTGTATTCTTGCCaagtcaatatggctgcacggcgTCTCAGGCTGACGCTTTCGTTATAATGTTGTGCTTTCATGATCCcttgacaagatttgtccgtaagtgtgGATGTGTAAAAGAATACACATATTATTTTATTGcgagaatttttttattttttatatgagACGTTCGTTTGTCTATGTTTAGTGAACTTGTCTGGcgtgctaacgttgttgctaatgcgaatgcttgtgtacttttttgtagttttaagaCGGTCTTAAGAGGACAATAGTTTGATGCCATTCTTTCAATAAATTAAATCAAAAAGGTAGATATCTGATCATTAACTAGCTGTTTAGCTTGGGGAAAAGTACACACTTcgaagtgaggacagcatacctTCTGTAGTTGTATTTTCCTGCTgtcaaagcatttttttttttttttttttttttaaaaaagctcaattcaaaacaaaacatttactggttctattgttttatcaaaaacaatttgaaaTAACAATCTGAATTAAAATagatcttttttccccccttttcacatgacaaaataaaaggatgttttttttcccaataaaaagcatgtaaataaaacaaatacaaatacattttatgattcaaaacatttaaatttgtcaaaaaaaaattaaattcaattaaacatttttaaaataatcaacattttcccccctttttatgccccttttttctttgctttcttgtttttctgttaaaaaagcTCAATTAAAGtggtactgtttttttttattaaaaatatttaaatttgaaaaaaactaatctcagtaaaactttttttcctttttactgagaaaacaaaaaacaataaaaagagtGAAGATTTTTCCCTTTTCTcaacataaataaaacaacacaaaataatTTTTACCGCTTCCCCCACAATTTTATgaaaaacatctaaataaatttgtgaaaaatattaaatttagaaaaatagctaaccatttgtttttctttttaaattaagaacaAAAACTATAGTGTCcccccttgttttttttttagttcaaaaatgtcaattaaaaaaacagaaaaaagacATAAAACAGATACAAACACGTGAATTTGTAATGAAGCCATTGACAGCTGTTAAatggctaaaaaaataaataaataaaaagagagAGGCGTACCTTCGTCGGTGGGAGATGTCGAGTAGCGTTTCGGTGACCAGAGGAGAAGAATCGGACGTGGGCGGCGGCGGGGCTCGAACCTGAAGCCCGAAAAGACACTTCTTCTTCTTGATCTCTTTCCCGGACACGAATCTGCCACAAATCAAATGGAAAATGGCCATCCCTCCCACGTCCGATCCGTCGGGACGGCGTCTCACCGGTCCTTGTGGGAGTTGAGGGCGTCCAGCAGCTTTTGGCATCGCTCTTGTCTCGGCGTGTCCGACAGCTGCGCcgccaaacacacacaaaaatcaacTTTGTGTCTGTCGCCAACATAAAATTGTCATAAAATTGGAGAATATTGACtgtttttttattcacaaaatCTAAAAAAGGAAAGAGAATATTAActgctttttccatttttttcttttataaaataaaaaaatttccccgattttttctttattagcgaattgtgtatttaaaaaaaaataataataataatttgcagtgaatttgtttttaaattaattagggctgtcaaaattatcgcgttaacgggcggtaattaattttttaaattgatcacattaaaatatttgacgcaattaacgcacatgccccgctcaaacagattaaaatgacagtacagtgtaatacccgcttgttactcattttttggtgtttggcgccctctgctggcaattgggtccaactgattttatgggttagtaccatgagtaagcatggtgtaattattgacatcaacattggcgagctactagcttattttttgattgaaaattttacaaattttaataaaacgaaaacattaagtggggttttaatataaaatttctataacttgtactaacatttatctattaagaactaaaagtctttctatccatggatcactttaagagaatgttaataatgttaatgccatcttgttgatttattgttataataaacaaatacagtacttatgtaccgtatgttgaatgtatacatccgtcttgtgtcttatttttccattccaacaataatttacaaaaaaatatggcatattttatagatggtttgaattgcgattaattacaattaattaatttttaagctgtaattaacttgattaaaaattgtaatcgtttgacagccctaaaattaattttaccttaaagtttaaaaaaaaatatatatatataaatcaaaTAATCATAAatcaataacaacaataaatcaaagggggaggggggttggttgacctcagattgacctataaaagaactgGAAATCTCTATGTCAAACACGATAGcaacacaaacgaaactttttacagcacaaacgtagcacaaacaactgacatcatttttatataaatttccaTCTGATATGGGGCTAAGGAGGGCATACCACTACAGGGAGAtactgcgaaaaaaaaaaaaaagtgccagcAGCATTTCAGCCGATTTCATCACGACGGCGGATAGTGCGTGCGTGCGTACCGCGCCCAGGAGCAAGGAGTCCCAGTTTTCGTTGGTGAAGGACAAGATTTCGTGGTCGAAATCAAAATACTTCCTCTTGCAGCACAGAGACAGGTGGTACAGCACCAAGTGGGCCAAGTCCACCCTGCGTGCGTACAAGACAAAGGCAAAGCAAGgaacatttatttgtatagcaaaattcaacacaaggtaattcaaagtgctttacatcacatgaagaaccACGAGCACAAATACAATGATTGTTAAAAACCACATCAAATAAAGCAcaagacacacaaaaacaaagacACAATTAGTGACAAGAGGGTTGCCAGATAGGGAAAAACTTTCCAGCCCGATCACTGTAAAACCTGCCTGTTTCAATAAAAACTGCTCCCATTCAAGATGTTTCCCTGATAAAACTCAATCTATATTTTCATATTATAACCAGGAAAAAAAGCATCAATCAAGTGAGGGGGACACCATGTACAGCAGAAGTGTCAAATGTATGACAAGCGCTGCCAGGGGGTCCAATCCGGCCCCCGATGGGGTTGCTCTGCCTGATGGGCACCCACAAGGTGCacaataattaatcataataactagaggcgtgcaaaatttccgattcttagattatttgcgattcggccgtggaagagtcgagaacgattcagaaactttcaaattccgattattgaattataccaggtaaagcggaagtaaaacacagtcagcgcggtctttgggacgcaatgaggaatggaacgagagtaaatatcatcttcaactcatgccgctagattagaaaaacaatcatacctggctgcggccgacagccgctacaaacaacgcccggttgctagttgctacgaaCAAACGGCtagagtagatatcatatatatgtagaactagatgcaaaatgacagacaacggcggcgttagaacatgtattattgaacagagatgcgaaatgacggacttGCCGTAGtaaagccgccatcttaaagcagtagacttctctagaaggctctgttgtagcgaatctaattaactttttatctaaaatactcctaaatcggcaaaatcttgtcttgaatctatctttaaatgatgaaacagttttaaaactttgacatgtcaaaagtagacagaagggaaattatggaataacgggagcaactttAACAAATTGTAacggtttattcacaacaataaatgaattgaatgtagtttaaagctgctgatacagaatggggactggagtattttatttactgttatttttgtatatttgtttactgttatatgttaacttgatactgaaatagtagtttggtttagcccgagaggatttttgaacaattttggaactaatgtacaaaacattaaaaaaaaaaaaaaaaaaaggaggggggtgcatcaataatcgttttataatcgaatcggagcctctgaatcgtaatcgaatcgttaggtgcccaaagattcccagctctaataataACGGCAAAGCATTAAAATGCGTTAGATGtaaagtaaataataacaaaatatgtcttttttattgttttttttttgggggggggggggggggggggggggggggtgacactCTCCTCTTGTTGCCAGGGCCattccaaataaaaacaaagggGAAGGAGGGCTTAGGTCCTTAACGATTGTGGAAACAGTTTATAAATGCCCTCCAAAGGATttgtatttgaacttgacatttaaatggtccttcgagccggattgTAGCAATTCCACAGGTAAATTTGCTCTCCAACAAAATATTTGACCCACAATTCACTTTAAACATCTGGATAGCTTTGTATTTTGGCAGTGGTTTCAATTGGCAAACATGTATTTTCCCGTGTAATAAATGTCATTAAATATTGTgtttattgaaatgaaaataaagaaaaacatattGTATTGAGTATAACTACATCTCCCATAATGCCTATCGGGAAAACAGCATGATTCCTCTATATGATGTGTCCCTtttgatttattcatttttttacaatggttataatagtaaaaaaatatatagattgaGTTGAGACAGTGTGATCGATTGGGCCGGAATGTGTCTTTCCACATCTGGCCAAACTGCGCTACACCaggaaaacaaaggtttaacgTCACCAGTTCATGGGGAGTCGTTTGACAGTCTCCGCTCCTTTGTTGCACACCGAGCACTGGAACTGATAAAACCTGAAACGAAAGCGTACGTCACGTTTCAGCGCCGTCGACGGACGTCTGATCTGTTTCCACCGGCTGAAggacatttattttcccccaaaTTGTGCACAGAGCCCCCCTACAAGAAAAAATTCTCAGACATATAACATCTTTAGAAAGCGGCGATTGTTCTTTTCAGGTCGGAAAAATCAATACGTCCCAGAaaggccccaaaattaacagaaagtgacccaaaaccaataggAAATGTCCtgaaattgccccaaaatccagAAATACCctaaataaaacaggaagtaagatccaaaatcaagaggaagtgaaccATTAAttttccaaaatcaacaggatgtgacccaaaattgatagaaagtgacctgaaattgccccccccccccccacaaaaaagatacagaaatgccccaaattaaaCAGGAAGAAACATCCTAAATCAAGAGGAAATGACACATGATTGTCCCACAAAGAGGAtgtcccccaaaatcaaaaaagaacatgaagtacagtgtatcacaaaagtgagtacacccctcgcatttctgcagatattgaagtatatcgttttatgggacaacactgacaaaatgacactttgacacaatgaaaagtagtctgtgtgcaacttatataataaagttaatttattttcccctcaaaataactcaaaaatgtatatctaaacccctggcaacaaaagtgagtacacccattagaaactacgtacatccctaaatgtccaaattgagtactgcttgtcattttccgtccaaaatgtcatgtgactcgttacaggagtgctgtcagcattgctgcagagattgaagaggtgcatggggggtcagcctgttagtgctcagaccatacatcaaattggtgtgcatggctgtcagccCAGGAGgacgcctcttctgaagacggtacacaagaaagcccgcccgtctcatcagaccataggacatgcttccagtaatccatgtgctttgttgacatgtcttcagcaaactctttgcaggctttcttcagaagaggcttcctcctggggtgacagccatgcacaccaatttgatgtatggtctgagcactaacaggctgacctcttcaatctttgcactcctgtaacgagtcacatgacattttggagggcaaatgaccagtgttgttaatcttactgaaaaaaagtaattaattatagttacaaattacttctcccaaaaagtaattgcgttagtaactcaattacctgaatgtaagagtaattagttacttggcaaagtaattggtgataattacttcttttttttttcccctcaaaaaaaaaaaaaaaaaacattggccacactatgtgaagttttttgtgaaggtttttggtacaattggcccgagcccaattctttaccctaatttaccctttaccctggatcaactgttaaaagttgttaaaattgctcccattattgcatttcttCCCTTCTCtcgactttcgacatatgaaagttttaaaactgtttcatcatttaaagatagattcaagtcaagattttgccgatttagaagtattttagataaaaagttacttaggttcgctaggaaggttctctacaacagagccgtcctaaaaagtctactgctttaagatggcggctgtctactaacgcatttagtgccatgcagtgttgttaattttactttaaaaaagtaattaattacagttacaaattacttctcccaaaaagtaattgcgttagtaactcagttacctgaatgtaagagtaattagttacttggcaaagtaactagtgatattttttttttctcaaaaaaaaaaaacaaacaaaaaaacacacaggtcacacaatgtgaagcttaaagtgtttgggggacaattggccctagcccaattcttaccctccacttaactagacacaaggttattgcgataactagctagtaacctttgctatgtgtggaagtcatttaaagttgtgaatcaatcgttaaagttgttaaaatttctcccgttattgcattagttgccttctgtctactttaaacatgtgtaagttttaaaactgtttcatcatttaaagatagatttaagttaagattttgccaatttaggagcattttagattttaaaaaattacttaggttcgctaggaaggatctctacatcagggctttcctgagaggtctactgctttaagatggcggctgtttacaaacgcatgtagtccttaaaacatgttggcagtgcagcagtgtctgtcatttgcatctagttctataatatgatatctaccgtgtcatgtgggcgtagtttgtcagctatggctgcagtcaggtattattggagccacctagcatcgcggttggaacggcgtcttccccactcctgctctgctctgctctcgtccccgtgagtccgtttctctcagacttttttttttattcaaccaacttagtaacgcatagtaacgcacgcctttcccgcctcagtaacggtaacggcgttgccaagatgagaaaagtaattaattagattactcattactgaaaaaaataacgccgttagtaacgccgttatattgtaacgccgttattaacaacactgcaaatgacaagcagtactcaatttggacatttagggatgtacgtagttcccatgcggtgtactcacttttgttgcaaggGATTTAGGTAttaatgactatattttgaggggaaaataaatgaactctattatataagctgctcacagactacttttcattgcgtcaaagtgtcacttttgccactgttgtcccatgaaaagatatgcttaaatatctgcagaaatgcgaggggtgtactcacttttgtgatacactgtactttagtccagaaataccccaaaattgtgaccaaaatcaacaggaagtgtctctGAAATgcctctaaaatcaacaggaagtaagatCCAAAATCAAGTGGAAGTGACCCATGATTGCACCAAAACCAACCGGATGTGAGCCAAAATCAAAAATTAACATGAATAATTTAGTctacaaatgccccaaaatgaacggagtgtgacccaaatcaacaggaagtgagccgaaatcaacaggaagtgtcccagaatctacaggaagtcactggaaatgccacaaaatcaaacaaatgtgactcaaatcaacaggaagcgaaccgAAAACAGCAGGAAGTGTTCAAGAATCAACGAGAgatccataaatgccccaaattaaacaaagatttgaaatcaagaggaagtgacccatgatgGTACCAAAATCAACCGaatgtgacccaaaaccaaaaatgacaatgaaataatttggtccaaaaatgccccaaatcaacagaatgtgacccaaatcaacaggaagtgatctgaaatCAACTTGAAGTTTATTGTCCCCAAAACCAACATGAAGCACGTgagccaaaataaacaggaagtcccTGGAAATACCGCacagtcaacaggaaatgacctcaaTTGAAAGGACATTAGAGCATGGTATTTAGGTGGCGCTCGCCCACCTGTCGCCGTAGAGAAGAGGCTTGGTCAGGCACTGAGTGCAGGCCTCGTGGAACCACTGGCCGCAGTTTCCACACTGAAGCATCTTCAGGTTCCACCTGCGTGACAAACAAATCAGAATTTAGAATGTCCTACGCACGCACGCGGGCGGGCAGGCACGCACTCTCCGGGTCCAGCGCAGTAGCAGTAGCACTGCTGCTGATTGGACAGATGCTGCGCGTCCCAGTCCAAAGACGTCAGCTGATAGGGCAGCCGCAGCTTCATCAAGTGCATCAGGCGGGCGAAGCGGCCTCGTTTAATGGCGCCGCCTCTCTGGAGGGAAAATAcgttatttaaataaattttaaaaaaatttaaatcactgTCAATTTTGCTACTTGCTTTGTCAGCCACCACttcaacttattggctgccattttgacaggaagtgacccgaaatagtGACCCAAGAATGTCGCAGAACCAAAAattgacccgaaatcaacaggaagtgactcagaaatgcgATAAAATTCAtgtagaggaagtgacccaaaatcaacgggaagagGATCGTAAGTAgcctaaaattaaaatgaacttCGTTACAATGATAGCCGTCTAATTCAGAAGATTGAAAGTGAATGCTCACGTCACGTGTCAGCGCCAAAgacgtttaatccattttaaaagtGAACCGAAATGTACAGGTAATTACCTGACAATGCCCCAGAAAcctcagaaagtgacccaaaatcaacaggaagtgacctctaagTAACTTTAAATTTACAATTCAAATGGATCTGATTGACGGCGCGCAacctctaatccattttgacccaaagtgacccaaaatgtacaggaaataaCCCAGCAatgcccccaaaacatcagaaagtgaccagaaatcaacaggaagtacaaTCAACTGAGAGTGACTAATGAACATAACGTGATttggaaataccccaaaattaacaggaaatgaaccaacatcaataggaagtgacccaaaatcattgGGCATTGACCTGAAATTGTCCCTAAATCAACTGGAAGGgaccaatgaacagaaagtgatttggaaatgccataaaattaacaagaagtgacccaaaatcgttaagaaatgacctgaaattgcccctaaatcaacaggaagtgaggaatgaacagaaagtgattttgaaatgccctaaaatgaacaggaagtgaccaaaaaccaacaggtagtgacccaaaatcaacaggaaatgacctgaaattgcCCCTAAATCCATTGGAAGTGAGCAATCAACATTTACATGatttggaagtgacccaaaatcaacaggaagtgacccaaaatcgacaggaaatgacctgaaattgcCCCTAAATCCATTGGAAGTGAGCAATCAACATTTACATGAtttggaagtgacccaacatcaacaggaagtgacccaaaatcgacaggaaatgacctgaaattgcCTCTAAATCCATTGGAAGTGAGCAATCAACATAACATGatttggaagtgacccaaaatcaacaggaagtgacccaaaatcgatAGTAAGTGACCTGCAATTGcctctaaatcaacaagaagtgaccaatgaacagaaagcgatttggaaatgccctaaaatcaacaggaagtgacccaaaatcgataggaagtgacctgtaattgaCCCTTAATCAACTGAAAGGGagcaatgaacagcaagtgatatggaaatgccttaaaatcaacaggaagtgacccgaaattgtcccgaaatcaaccggaagtgaccagtgaacaggaagtgatccggaaATGCtctaaaaacaacagaaattgacctgtaagtaccctaaaaatgatcaaggaagtgatccaaattaATGTacaattcatttcaactgggaggactgcctgtgaatgctcatttctcagtgccattgacggtgatagacgtccaattcaattgGACAGGGAGGGGCTGACCTTTGTGGCGACGGCGAAGACGCACTGGCGACAGATCCACGATTCGTCGTCATCATGGACCTCGATGCAGGGCGTGTGGCACTCGGCGTGATAACCTGTCGTGGACATTCGCGTCAACTAGCTTATTTTGCAACCGCGGGTGTCATCAATGTCAAACCATCTGCTATTTACCCAGCGGGGGCACTCCAcgtgcaatccatttgaaacgGGAGGGCCGGCAGCGAACGGACGGCCACCCATCCGCTTCAAAATGATTGGACGACTACTACCGACAAActcttttcaattgatggcggaagcATGAAAAGAGCTTTCGCGGCTCCTGGCAAAATGTCgtcagggcggccatgttggtagaggcaacgttcccatcaaagtcaatgcattaaGTCAGAATGATCTCATTTCTCAACGGATTAGATTATTTCATCAATGTCAAAGCATCTTCTATTGACTCATTTCCTGCCATAGACttggatagacgtccaatccatttgaagcaggagggatggcagcctccctcttcaaatggattggacgtctactagcgacAAACACactgaaattcacagcagaaggatgattgtcGATCGCCACGTTATTTCTTACAACTCCGAAGATGACGTCGTTTTAGTTCCGAATCGGTACagagattagtgctgcaatgactaatcgattaactcgagtaattccatgagaaaaaagctttgaatttaattttgctgcttcgaggattcgtttaatatgAGTGGTGTTGTCATGGCTTGTTTTGAAAGCGTTTAGTGACGAttagctttattgatttgggtggatacacttccctcaagtggcgacagtgaatatgacataactcatttaacacggctgaatacagctgctccctgttgagaccaacat
It includes:
- the phf1 gene encoding PHD finger protein 1; amino-acid sequence: MGGVSEGDDVLARWSDGLLYLGNVKRVDGVKRCCLVRFEDNSEFWVLRKDIHSFTAGVEEVCCICEAPPLKEPLVNCLKCRHGYHAECHTPCIEVHDDDESWICRQCVFAVATKRGGAIKRGRFARLMHLMKLRLPYQLTSLDWDAQHLSNQQQCYCYCAGPGEWNLKMLQCGNCGQWFHEACTQCLTKPLLYGDRFYQFQCSVCNKGAETVKRLPMNWVDLAHLVLYHLSLCCKRKYFDFDHEILSFTNENWDSLLLGALSDTPRQERCQKLLDALNSHKDRFVSGKEIKKKKCLFGLQVRAPPPPTSDSSPLVTETLLDISHRRSPLSLPCQRRSSGTESRKLKHRLMETQVCPPPVSSQPVQIMPCCRGYAGGDGLFAPGNPEEELHLSPPPKRMYALYHTAYGRNTALSRGLHHANSTDDGWRVPYVTDAGEHPVGQKQAESSPPDAVTLTDAASGAAGEDNALPRSWGGGEAVRILARRVTPDGKVQYLVEWDNVGLY